A section of the Melopsittacus undulatus isolate bMelUnd1 chromosome 3, bMelUnd1.mat.Z, whole genome shotgun sequence genome encodes:
- the CIMIP2C gene encoding ciliary microtubule inner protein 2C encodes MRYPPGLRMVTTCQAEDQDVYPHIPLQTSFKLDGGRSQELSRFYQLAQQHRDFYRDRSGMLYIHPFFVLPVKEKERYPHPLDIPLLSAKTHWHLRRVSPLNVRTYQTFPSGKRISTEERQNRNAYFEYRA; translated from the exons ATGAGATACCCCCCGGGTCTCCGAATGGTGACAACATGCCAAGCAGAGGACCAGGATGTCTACCCACACATCCCACTGCAGACCTCCTTCAAGCTGGATGGTGGCCGATCCCAGGAGCTGAGCAGGTTTTACCAG CTGGCCCAGCAGCACCGTGATTTTTACCGGGACAGGAGCGGGATGCTGTACATCCATCCCTTCTTTGTGCTGCCcgtgaaggaaaaggagagataCCCACATCCACTTGACAT cccacTGCTCAGCGCAAAGACCCACTGGCATTTGAGGCGAGTGTCACCTCTGAACGTTCGAACCTACCAGACTTTCCCCTCAGGGAAGAGAATCAGCACCGAGGAGAGACAGAACCGGAATGCTTATTTCGAGTACCGAGCCTAA